The genomic segment CTGAGTGAGGCCGGGCCGCCGTCCAGCTGTGGAACCTCCCAGAACACTGAGAACGAAACACAACTCTCTGActggccctgcctctctctggcCTCCGCGTGGATGCAgcctccctccttcactcccctgGGCCGTGTTGTCCAGTCCTTCCTCCCGCCCCTCGGACACGCCTGCCCGGCCCACCGCAGGGCCCTTGCTCAGCCTCTCGCTCAGCCTCTCACTCACAGCTCAGCCGGGCGCTCACCCTCTAGGTGCCCCTCCTCAACCTCAGCCCAGACCCACACCTGGGCAGGTATGTCCCGCCCCGAGTGCTCCTGTTCTCGTCCCAGACGGGTGCCCATCATTATCCAGTATTTGTTATTCTCCTTTGTTTCGTTGTCTGCGTTTCTGTCCAGCACCCTGCTCAGCCTGGGAGCTGCCTGAGAGCACAGCCCCGCCCCTTCCCGGCTGGTCCTCCGCCCGAAGACCGAGGCCCGCTGCAGCGTGGGTATTCGGTGTGTTTATTAACTGAGCCAAAATGTGCCGGAGACCTGGCACCTGGGACCGCCCCGCAGACGCACTGCCCGGTAAAGACTAGTATGTGGTCGCGGAATCTTCTCCACCTTTGAAAGTGGAGAACAGTTCATTTCTGCTGCTGCTGTAGTGGCTCTCTCCAGCCGGTCACACGGGTCAGGCCCAGAAGGTCCCTGTCTCCCTGAGAGGGTAGGCGGCCTTCACCAGGAGTGGGCTGTATGCTTACCAGGACGGGTCTGACTGTGGTATTTACCCACCGTCCTCTGGttcctgaacacacacacacacacacacacacacactcacacacacacacacacactcacgcccCACACGCCCCACACCCTCTTGCACACAGGTGATAAACGGAGGGTGAGAGCTGGGTCCAAGCCAGAATGTCCTTGTAGCCAACCTTGGAAAATTAGCTTCCTCGCCTGGACCCCCGTTTCCTTCCCCATGAACAGGAGCCGATCCCGGGGGACGGTAAGAGAATTTAGATGAACTTGCCCGTTCACACCGGTGGCGCCTCCACTGAAGTGCACAGTAAAGAAAGTCCGAATGGCAAAAGCAAACAATTATGGTAAAATCAGGGCTCCAAAGTATGAATATGCCTCAAACCGTACGGAAAAGTCTCTAATCATCTGGGGGAAAGTGAGTAACGAGAGGCGTGACCTATACATTGTGGGAGTATGTGTGGCTTTAATTTCcacctttcctttttcctcattctctaaACGGTCATCTAGAGTGTTGATATTTTCAGGGCCCCTCCCCCGCCACAGTTGAACAACCCTCACCGGACAGGAGTCGGCGGGTGAGCGCTCcatccaccccgccccccaccagccTGGGATCAGCAGCTCAGGAAGCAGGGCCTCCTAGTTGTCCACTGGTCCGAGATGGATCTGCGCGCACTTCCCAGGGTGCGGGGCAGCGGCCGGGCCCCAGGGACCCTCCAGCACTGCCTTCCCTGGACCTGGGGGTGGTGTGTACACCGGGGCTTGAGAGACGGATGAGGCCAAAGGGAGGACGCGGGGTTTGTCCCATTGTCCTCTGTGGGCGCCCAGGCCTGAGGAGGACACGGCCTGTTGGAAGCTTCCAGAGCCTTTCTCTGTCCCTACACTTGTACATGAATCCAtccctactgtgtgctggacTCTGGGTGCACTAAAGGCAGAATCCAGAGCCGCTGCCCTGGCCTGCCTCGCTTAGTGGGGGTGCAGATGATTCCGATATGATCCCATCACAGAAACAGCATGGGACTTTCAGGGCAAGAGCAGAACCCCGTCCGGGAGCCCCGGGGTGCCTGGTGGCAAACAGCAAGCAGGGGCCCTGCGGGCTGCTGGGGGGCGTGGGGGGCACCGAGGGGCCCTCTGAGACAGAGGCATAGGATCTCGTCGGGGAGGCGGCTGGGAGGGTGCAGGCACTGCGTGGGGCTGGGGAAGCCTGAGCCAGGGCATCCCTGACATGAGGCCGGAAAGGCCCTCGGGAGCAACAGGACAAGGTGGAGGGCCCAGCAGCTTCACTTTTCTGGAGTCCGGCCGGAGGAGCAATTTGGAAGAAACTGCTGGCTACCGAGACCTGAACCTTTGCTTGCTTCCAAGCATGCCCTAGTGCCAGACGTGACCTACCGGAGCAGGTGTCAGTCCGGCCGGCCAACCCCTCCTTGGGCGTGGCTCACAGTCGGTCGTCATACTTAATGGGCCACTGTGACAAGACCCATCCTGGCCGTTCTAAAAAGGCCCTCATCCCGAAGCCCAGGTTCGAACCCCTCTACTCGGCACCCGATCGCTCGGGTCTCTGCCACTTTCCCCGGCTCAGGCCCCCGAATGCCCACATTGGCCTCTTGCTTGTCCCATCTTAACGAGTGCCACCCTCCTAGCACAGAACACACGACCCGAAGGCCACCTGGCTTCCCGGGTTACAACCGGGCCTTCGCTGGGGCCTTCCCCCGGCTTCTAGGCGTGTGCACCCACATTCTGCCGTCATTTTCCCGTTCCAAAGCACGGTGAGGCGGGGGGCGTTTCGTGGGCACACTGAGTGCCCCACCCCATGCCAAGGGCGAAGCAGACAAAGGCCAGTGGGACGCTATCAGCTCCCAAGAGTACAACCTGTCACAGCAAATACGTCACCGACGCTTCCAAGGAAGACTTGAAATGCCGGGAGGTTCCGTGGATTTTCCAACAGCACACAGCTTCCTGGGAACCCAGGACAGGCCCCGAATCAGAACTCAGCCCCGAAGGCCCCCGGGCACATCCCCTGGGCACCATCCCAGACCGTCTGAAGGCACCCTGGCAAATCGCCCTGGGGGCGCACGCTTCACGCTGGTCCACTGCAGACGCAGCGCAGCCAGCATCCGAGATGGATTCTCTGGGGACCCCGCCCCCTGACTGCAGGGATGGCTTTCTGACCCAAGGGCGTCATGCTCTGCCTGCTCGTGCCTTTCACAAAGGAATTATGGAGACGGCACAGCCATCACTCCGTCTGGCAGCAGCGCCCAGCCCCCCAGAACGGCTGCTCCCCACGCACACGGCAGCAGCAGGATCGCAGGGCAGCAGCCGCATCCCAGAGCCCGCCTCACCTGCACGGGCTCTCGGCCGGGCTCGCTCTGCCGCAGCGTCCGTGGGCTCCCCGCAGAGAGTCTCCTCTCCCACACGGCTCCTCTGGAAGAAGCCGTGCAGCTCCCGTTTCCTTCCTCAAGGCAGGCGGGCAGAGCCTCCTCCAGCTGCAGAGAGAAACCAGAGCTGAAAGCCCCACCGGGGCTGCCGGGGGTGCCGGGCACTGCGAAGCACCACCAGCCTGCTGACCTGGCAGGGCTGCGTGAGGGGACTCGCTCGCTCTGGGAGGCGCTGGCTGCCTGGTGCCCAAGCCACAGCCCTCCGGCCCCGGCACTTCGCTCCTGCCACGCCGTTCTGATGACGCCAGCGCCTCTGCCAGCCTCCTGCCACTCACCGCCCAGCCTGCGCCCCGCCGGTGCCGGACGAGAGCTCGCCCTGTGCAGCGAAGCAATTATCGATCCCAAGGCTTCTGCTTCAGTCCCTCTCCTTCATTGGCTCAGCCGGTCAGACTGTTCTCAGCACTCAGGTAGTTGTAGATTCCAGGGGTTTTCCGTAAATACCTATCAATCGAGGTCATTtcgtcctttttaaaaatccggGAACCACGCCTTCGTTCCTGTAGAACACTTGTTCTCCTGCTATTCACGTGACTTTGAACTCCCTGTGGCGAGGACACGATTGGCTGGGGAGGCACGGGTATTCAGAACCTTGTAACCACGTAGGAAATTAGTAGTGCGCATTCAAACACGGGTTACGTTGtcggaggaagaggagagggaggccgCAGGGTGCAGCGgggaggcctgggctccaggTCCAGACCCAACACACACTGACCCACTCACACAGGTGTGAGGGACTGTCCTCAGGCCGCAGATTGCCCGAGTCCCTCCCCGGGTCGCTAATCTgattggcttttcttttcttggacCAAGAAAAGACATACCGCCTCCTTGTGGTTTCCAGACAGTGTCCTCATGGGAGGGGGGTCACAGGGCTTGCTGGGGACACATAGCGTGGACCATTGCTGCCCCCTCTGAGCACTGCACTCTGGGGGTTGTCCCCAGGACAGGGACCTCCGCACTGTCACCACAAGGTGGGAAGACACTAGCCGCACCCCGGGCTGGAGTGGccgctgggagggtggggggctcgATGCGCGCAGAGCCAGCTGGAGCAGGGCCTGAGCGCGCTCGGCAGGTGTTAGCGGCTCCGATGGCTCCAGTGCGCGTTTCCGGTCCCGCCCCAGCTGCCTCCGTCTTACTGACCTCCGGTCTCTCCGGCGTGACCACGCAAGCCTCTCCTCGACCCACGGAGAAGTCACGGTCTCGTGCTGGCGAAGGGCAGGCCCCTCCTCCGTGTTTGGGGAGCATGTTTTCCCCAtcgtccacccccaccccgtgttCCAGGATGCATTGGGCACATGTAACAGGCACCCACAGTGGCGTTAATGTGGAAAAGCGGCTCCATTTGTCCAGAGTGGTGGGTCGGGTGAGTGGCCGTCcccccagggagcccagggagTCTGACGCAGGGCCTGTGTGCGGGGTGCTGCCCCCTGTCACGTGACTGGCCTGCAGGAAGGAGAATTCCAGACAGAAAGCGGGACCTCCGTTGAGGCCTTCTCCTCTGTCCTTCCTTTGTCCCTTAAGACCGTGGCCTCCAACTTCACATCGGTGCACAGGCCAGACAAAGAACCTAATATGGACCCTGAAACTATTCACTGATAcattcattttgtgtgtgtgtgtgtgtgtgtgttccacaCCGGTAATAATAACTATGATAAACAGCACCCAGGGACCTGAACCTGGGAAGAGAGCCTGTAGGAGACGTGTGGGCGGGCCCAGCTTCCAGAACACGGAGCACGGGGAGGCGGGCGCGCTTCAAGATGGCAACCTGACAGCTGGCCCTCGACTCCCAAAGGGGTGGGTGCAGGGGGGCAGAGAGGAGCGGTCTTCCTCACAGCAGTTTTGTgctttaagatttaaaaaaattggcctCCGTCCCTCCACTAGTCTGtcattcattaaattaaaatattgtccCGGCCTGTCCAAAACTCTGGCAGCTGTGCCCCACACGCTGCCGGGGCCTGGGGGTCTCCCGGCGTCCACGACCCGACAAAAGGGACCCCGATGTCCTTCTCGTCACTCCCCGCTGGCCCTGGGTGTTAGTAAATGTACACACTCAGTCTGAGACGCCCCACACACCGTTCCACCGCTTCCCCTTCCGCTGTCGAAGTGTCCATGTGTCCAGGTCAGGGACCGAGGTCCCACCCTGTCCCACCTCTGTTTATTCTGCGTGTTTCTACAAAGTCCCTGACACAGTTACTCATTTACACGCCTGTTTTCTCGGGGGACTGCGGGGCCTGATGCAAGGCCTACCTCTGCATTAAACGAGAAACTTAGAGATCTGTATTTCCACGTATTTCCGGCTCTCTCCCTATTATCTTGAAGGAAACACACCCAAATGTTACCAGTGGTTGTCGCTGCCTGGTAGGCTTTTCTATGATTTTAGTGTTGATTTCCCTGTCCCCTTCCTTGTTTCCCCTTTTCTGTCCTCGCCGGCAGGTGTCACGCACAACCAGAGCCCTGCGGGAGCCTGACATGCGTCCTGTCTCCCTGCAGGGCTCTCGTTCTAAAGGCCCAGCTCCCCAACAGAGCGCGGGACGCACCAAGGATCCACCCAGTCTCTTAGCGAGAAACAGGGATGAACGATGGTTTTCcccagacaataaaaaagaaagagaggagaggtgTGCAGGGTCTGCACTTTGCTCCCTGGTTGACAATCCCACATCCTCAGGGACAAGGGGACCCCCAGGACGCATCCAGCCTGGCTCCCAGGAACTCTGGTCCGGACCCCAGCAGCAGAGACTGTCCCCGGCCCCGCCTGTGGGAAGGTGATTCACACTCAACAACAGCTTCCGGTTCTTGTCCCGGCGCTCTGCTCTGCACCACCCCCAAAACCTTGGCGGGACTCGAACACTGTGGacacccccccgcccctgccgAGAGGAGGGAGCCAGTGAAGACAGAGGCGGCATTCCACACGCCCGTGGAAGCAAACCTCAGCGAGATGCTGGGCTGTATAAGCGCCAATAAAGAAATCAGCATTTCACGTACCCCAGATTTGTGGCCTGAGACACATGTGTGAAACACTGTGCATAATTTGATGCTATTTATGCCCATCCAGCTTCCGGCCCCCGTTTCGCTTTGGCTTCCAGTGTCGTAAATTGTACTTCACGTTCGGTTCCGAATGCTGCACAGCAGCCGTTGTATAAAACTCCCCAAACGCTGTCTGTCCGATCACTTCTTGGTTCAGCCGAGGATGCGAGGGAAGCACATGCTCCCTCCGTCTATAAAATGACCGATGTGTCGAAGGGC from the Desmodus rotundus isolate HL8 chromosome 5, HLdesRot8A.1, whole genome shotgun sequence genome contains:
- the LOC128780928 gene encoding uncharacterized protein, producing the protein MGKTCSPNTEEGPALRQHETVTSPWVEERLAWSRRRDRRSVRRRQLGRDRKRALEPSEPLTPAERAQALLQLALRASSPPPSQRPLQPGVRLVSSHLVVTVRRSLSWGQPPECRGWQRRWRHQNGVAGAKCRGRRAVAWAPGSQRLPERASPLTQPCQLEEALPACLEEGNGSCTASSRGAVWERRLSAGSPRTLRQSEPGREPVQIKNHVHRISTGRIFTEIKARPGGAAPEKPRLVRHNLTPVGLCTNGSRGGRFTPTEGGCSSTRLSPTAAGLSERREDALRSGRAGTVPGGPPLPPLEPRAHARSGDWWN